The Kosmotoga olearia TBF 19.5.1 sequence AACTGCGTCGTGAACGTGAAGAACTCAAACAGTGGGAAGAAAGAATTTCCAGACGGGAAGATAACCTTGATAGGAAAGAGGAAAATCTTGAAAAACTGAGGGTAGAGCTGGAAAAGGAGCGCAATGAGATAGAAAAGCTTCGGCAGGAAGCAGAAAACAAGCTTTATCAGCTTGCTGAGCTGTCTCCAGAAGAGGCGAGAGAGATCGTCTTTAAGCGCGTTGAAGAAAGGTATGAATACGATATAGCCCAGAGATACAAACAGATAAAGGAACAGTATGAAGAAGATGCGGCTAAACATGCAAAATGGGTGGTTGTTACCACAATACAAAGATATGCTGCCGACTACACAAGTGAGATTACCGTTAGTACGGTAAGTCTTCCTTCGGATGAAATGAAGGGAAGAATAATAGGAAGGGAAGGCAGGAACATCCGTGCCTTCGAAAAATTAACAGGGGCAGATCTGATCATAGATGATACCCCTGAAGTGGTTGTAATCTCGTGTTTCAATCCTTTGCGGCGAGCAATTGCGAAATTGACACTGGAAAAGCTTGTGGAGGATGGAAGAATTCATCCAGCAAGAATAGAAGAGATGTATGAAAAAGCGAAACGCGAAATATACGCTGAAATCAAAGAAGCCGGTCAGGAAGCACTCATGAAGGTTGGGATACCTTCGATGCACCCGGAACTGGTAAAACTTCTCGGGCGCTTGAAGTACAGAACCAGTTATGGTCAGAACGTTTTGCAGCACTCCATAGAAGTGGCACAGATCGCTGCACTTATGGCGGCAGAGCTGGGGCTCAATGTTGAAAAGATCAAACGGGGTGCTTTGCTTCACGATATTGGAAAGGCTGTTGATCATGAGATAGAAGGTTCTCACGCCATCATAGGCGGAGAAATAGTAAAGCGTTACGGTGAGAAATCCGATGTTGTTAATATGATACAGTATCACCATGGTGAGACGGAGGCCCTAACACCGGAAGCTGTTCTTGTAGCAGCAGCCGATGCTGTGTCTGCGGCTCGTCCTGGAGCCAGAAGAGAGTCTCTTGACATGTACATAAAACGACTCGAGAATCTTGAGAACATTGCAAAAGGGTTCGCAAACATCGAGAAGGCTTACGCTATTCAGGCTGGAAGAGAAATAAGAGTGATAGTGGAACCGGAAAAAGTTGATGATGTGATGGCAGAAAAACTTGCCGGAGATATTGCAAAACGGATAGAAGAAGAAATGGAGTATCCAGGTGTTATAAAAGTGACAGTCATTAGAGAGAGAAGGAGCGTGGCTTACGCCAGTTAAGTTGCAATTGACACCCATAATTTTGTGCGGTAAAATTGTGCCGAGTGCCAACGTAGCTCAACCGGCAGAGCGGCTCATTCGTAATGAGCAGGTTGTGGGTTCGAGTCCCACCGTTGGCTCCATGCGCCCAAACCGGGCGCTTTATTTTTAATCAAAGTGAATGGGTGGCGAGAAAATGACCGGGTTTGAAAAGAAGGTATTTGAGTTCATAGATCGATGGGGACTTATAAAGCAAGGAGAAAAAATTCTGGTGGCAGTATCCGGCGGTAAAGATTCTATGGCTCTGCTCCACTTTTTGGTTTCTAAAAAAGAACGATTGGGATGTGAGATCTGCGTTGCGAATATGGATCACGGCTTACGTGATGACAGCGGTCGCGAGGAAGCCGTGATGATAGCCTCCTTTTGTGAAAAACATGATGTTCCTTTTTATCATGAGAGACGCGACGTAACCCAATATCATAAAAATAACCGTGGGCTTTCTCTTGAAGAAGCGGCACGTATTGTTCGATACGATTTTTTGTTCAATGCCAGAGAAAAACTTGGAGCCGATAAGATCGCCCTGGCCCATCATCTGAACGATTTGGTGGAGACGATGTTGATGAGGATAGCAAGAGGAACGGGGTTAAAAGGGGTAATTTCTATGAAGCCTATGAACAATTCTATAATACGTCCTCTCTTATCTGTTGGAGTGCAAGAAATACTCGATTATGTTACAATTAACATGATTCCTTATAAAGAAGATCCAACAAACGTTCTCGAGGTCTATGACAGAAATTTTATAAGAATGAGAATAGTTCCACTCTTTAAGGAACTCAACGCTTCTTTTGAAGATGCTATTTATAGGTTTTACATGAATATTATGGAAAGCTACAACATTATTGAAGAAAAGGTTCGAAGCTTTATTTCCAGTTTGGAAACGGAAACAGAGAATGGAAAGGTGCAAAGGTGCTTTGGGGAGCTGGATATCTTTTTGAAAGAACAAGACGCCCTTGTGGCTGAAGTGGTAAGAGAGATTGTAATGCGATTATCTGAGGATGGGTATCCACCTTCAAGGGAAAGAATAGAAGCGTTTATGAAACTCTTAGGCAAACAGGATAGAAGATGGACCATTGAGTTCAAAGAGGATATCAAATCGAGTCGTTTGGGGAAATATATATTTTTTTATAGAGGAGATCTGTTTGAAAGTATGAAAGACGATGTTGATGAAGTTATCGAAAAACTGCCGGTCAGAGTCTCAACAAGGTTCGGAGAGATTATTCTGAATTATGAGAAAGGTAAATTGGAACTCAAAGAAAAATTCGATGGTAAAAAAGTTTGTCCATGTACTCTTAAAGTATTAAAATTTCCTTTGAGGTTCCGAAGGGTAAAATGTGAAGATAGAATGATTCCTTTCGGGAGCAAAAAAGAAAAGGAAGTTTTTAAAATCATTAAAGAAAGTGGAATGACAGGTTTTATTACACGGATACCTGTACTGGAGAATGCTGATGGCACAATTTTATGGGTACCGGGAATTAGAGCCGCTGAGCAGTGCAGGGTGTCCGATTCCGAAGACGGATACGCCCTTTTTAGATTTGAAAGGAGGTAATTTGGTGGATCAAAGGCCTAAGTTTGGCATGATTCTATTCTATATCGTGTTGGGAGTCTTCTTAATGGTTGCTCTTAGAGGGCTATATACTACTGACACAAATTTGTCAGTACCTTACAATCGTTTCCTTGAAGATGTGAATGATAAGAAAATTATTAAGATAGTTATTTATGATGATGGGAGAATCGTTTATACAACCAGTGAAAGTTCGAAACGTTCTTTAGAAACCAAGGTTTCTCCCCAAACGCTTTCGACAGACAGGTTTCAGAACTATATAGACCAGCTGGTTACCGATGGTGTCAATGTTGTTTACGAGAAAGGGAATGATTCTCTTTTCTGGGTTAATCTGCTTGGCACCATTATCCCGTTGGCGATCATAGTGTTTATATGGTTTTTCGCGATGCGATCATTATCTGGAAGGAATTCTCAGGCTTTTACTTTCACAAAGAGTCCCGCGAAAAAATATCTTTCAAATGATAAGAACGTTACCTTCAAAGATGTAGCTGGAGTGGATGAGGCTATAGAGGAACTTCAGGACGCCGTTAATTACCTTAAAAATCCGAACGCTTTTTCACAAACCGGTGCACGTATGCCCAAAGGTATACTTTTGGTTGGGCCTCCTGGAACCGGTAAAACACTTTTGGCAAGGGCGGTTGCAGGAGAAGCTAATGTCCCATTCTTCTACATAAGTGGTTCCGATTTCGTTGAGCTTTTCGTCGGTGTTGGTGCAGCCAGGGTCCGTGACCTTTTTTCACAGGCAAAAGCAAGTGCACCCTCAATCATATTCATAGACGAAATAGATGCTGTTGGAAGGCACAGAGGAGCGGGTCTCGGTGGTGGACACGACGAAAGAGAACAAACCTTGAACCAGATACTGGTTGAGATGGACGGATTTGACGCGAAAACAGGTGTTATCGTGATGGCAGCCACCAACAGGCCTGATATCCTTGACCATGCTCTGCTCAGACCGGGACGTTTCGATAAGAAAATAACCGTTGATCCACCAGATGTGAAAGGCAGAGCAGAGATTCTAAAGATACACATGAGAGGAAAACCTGTTGATCCCGACGTTGATGTCTGGTTGCTTGCAAGGAGGACTCCAGGGTTTGTTGGTGCGGATCTGGAAAACCTAGTCAATGAAGCTGCCATACTTGCAGCCAGGAGAAAGAAAAAGATTATTGGGATGAAAGAACTCGAAGAAGCCATAGATCGGGTTATAGCTGGCCCGGCAAGGAAGTCCAGAATAATGAACCCAAAGGAGAAAAAGATTGTGGCTTATCACGAGCTCGGACACGCGATCGTGGGGCTCGCGCTTCCCAACGCTTATCCAGTTCATAAAGTTACGGTAATTCCGAGAGGAAGTGCTTCCCTTGGGTTCACCGAGAGTTTGCCTTCGGAAGATAGATACCTTGTCTCCCGTTCCGAGATGCTTGACAATCTGGCGCAGATTCTTGGTGGCAGAGCAGCTGAAGAGATTGTATTCGGTGAGATCACCACCGGGGCAGCCAACGATCTTGAACGGGCTACCCAGATGGCGCGAACGATGGTCTGTCAGTTAGGGATGAGCGATAGGCTCGGTCCAATAGCCTGGGGGAAGGAAGAAGGAGAGGTATTCCTCGGGCGCGAGTTAACACGAATGCGAAATTACAGTGAAGAGATAGCCAGTGAAATAGACAACGAGGTAAAAAAGATAGTTATAGAGGCACATGAAAGAGCCAGAAAATTGGTTGAAAAGTTCAGAGATAAACTTGATAAAGCGGCAGAATATCTCATAGAAAAAGAAACGATAACGGGCAAAGAACTTGCAGAAATAGTTGGATTAGCAGAGAGCGGGAATTATTACCGTGATCCTCTTGCTGAAACGAAGGGATCGAAGAGAAAAGTAAGTGCTGTAAGCACCAATGAAGAAGCAAAGGAAGGCAATGAAGATGAAAAGAATTGAAGAACACCAGGAAATTTTTGTTGTAGATACAAACAACCCTGAGTTGCGCTGGGAGGAGAATCCAGCCGGTGGGGCGTTGAATCTCATATCAAGCAGTGGGTTAATGAAGCTCATTCATAATTGCACCTATAAGATTGTTGAACCGCTGGAAACGCCGGACACTATTTTTGTTGTTGTCGAATCTTCGATAAAACATTGCTCATCGGCAGAGATCGGTGTGGATGTTCGAATAGAATGCGAGGTAACGATGACCGAAAAGGGAACGTTTAGTTTTAAAGGGAAAGTCTTTCAGGAGCAACGCCTGGTTGCTGTGTTCTCCACTGTGCGGCAGGCTGTTACGCTGGAGTATCTAGGGAGGAAACTGAGTGAGGAGACCTAGAGCCCCAAGAGCCTGGAAAGAATTTGAAAAGGTTTCCTTCTATAAGAAATCCGAGGTCTTTGTAAATCAAATAGAGCTTCAAGGAGACGTAAAGGTTGCATTGATTTATCCTAATGATTATCGTGTTGCCAGTGCTAATCTTTCGTTTCACGATCTTTTTGAGCGGTTCAATGCCCTTGGTAATGTTAGATGCGAGCGTTTCTTTTATGATAGATCTTTTGAAAAGTTTTACTCCATAGATAGCAGAACACCTTTAGACGAGTTCAGGATATGGGCAATATCAATTCACTTTGAGCTTGATATTTTGAATGTTCTGGAATTGTTGCGTAGATTTAAGGTGCCGCTGTTTAGTGAAGAGCGATTGGGGCATCATCCGGTTATCGTTATTGGAGGAGCTCTAACTTATTTCAACACGGCTCTTTTGGAACTTATAGCTGATGTGGTTCATATCGGTGATTTGAGTGAGAGCTTTCTAAGTGCTCTGGGGTCTTTGAAATCGTACATCGATAGAAAGGAGATAATCGCCGCGTTATCAGGACAAAAAGGCAGAACCTGTGATAGTTGTTTTGAGGAGAGGCTGGCTAGTGGTGTTTTTATAACACCTCATTCGGTGTTCGGAGATAGGTTTCTGATTGAAATCGGTAGAAGTTGTTTCAGGAAATGCAGGTTTTGTGTTGTTGGGTACTGTTTCGGGCCGGCAAGATTTAGAGGACTTGATGAGGTAATGAAATTGATGGAAACGGCCTCTCACCTTACGAATAAGTTTGGTTTGATCGCGGCAACGGTTACCGATTATCCCTATCTTGAAGAATTATTGAATTTTATCGAAAAAAGGGACTATCAAGTCTCGGTTTCCTCTTTGCGGTTGGATGCACTCAATGAAAAGTTGTTGACCATCTTGAGGAAAAGCGGACAGGAACAGTTTACCATTGCCCCAGAGGGTGGATCGCAGAGGCTCAGGAACCTTTATGGGAAAGGAATCTCTGGTGAACAGATTTTGAGTGCCCTGAAGCTTGGTAGAATGGTTGGATTCAGGCATGTAAAGCTTTACTATATATATGGCGCAGTCTTTGAAAGTGAGGAAGACAGGAGGGAAATCGTCGAAACTGCAAAACTGTGCAGGGAACTCGGTTATTCAAAGGTAACCCTCAGCCTTAATCCGTTGATTCCAAAGCCCGGTACACCGCTGGGAGCTCTTCCGATGCAGGACAGAAGAATTTTAAGAGGCCTCGAACGAAATTTAGCTTTAGCTTTGAGGAGTGTTGGTGCAAAAGCGGATTTTGAGAGTATCAAAGAATCGGTGATCCAGTTCAGCCTCGCTAATATGGACAGGAATGGTGGAAGAGAATTTTTGTTGTGGATAAATAACAATAAAAAAGGCAGAGAATTTCTCTATAAGTATGCAGAAAGGATAAACCTTCAAAGAAAGGAGTGAGAAAGAGTGGCCAAAAAGAACATATTGGTAATTGATGATGAGCCATCGATCGTCGAGCTTCTTAGTTTCAACCTCAAGAAAGAGGGATATGATGTCTTAAAGGCTTATGATGCCGAGGAAGCTCTCAAAATTGTAGAGGACAACGATGTTGACATGTTCATAGTAGACATCATGCTTCCTGGAATGGACGGTTTTGAATTGGTAAGAAACCTGAGGAGTACGGAAAAACACAGACATACTCCTGTGATATTCCTCAGTGCTAAAAGCGAAGAGTTTGACAAGGTTCTTGGGTTGGAACTTGGTGCTGACGATTATATTACGAAGCCATTCAGTGTCAGGGAGGCTCTAGCGAGGATAAGGGCTATATTCAGAAGGATCCAGCAGAGCGTTCAGGCAAAGGAAGAGAGACCTAAGAAGATAACGGCAAGAGACCTTGAAATAGACACTGAGAAGTATGAAGTGAGAGTCAGAGGGAAACTGGTCAATTTAACACCTCTTGAGTTTGAGCTCCTTAGATTCCTCGCTGAGAATGAAGGTAAGGTTTTCAGCAGGGATGTCCTTCTCGACAAACTCTGGGGTTACGATTACTATGGTGACACCAGAACTGTTGATGTTCATATAAGACGCCTGAGAACGAAGATCGAAGAGGATCCTTCCAATCCTAAATATATCATAACAGTGAGGGGTAAAGGATACAAATTCAGAGACCCTGGAAAGGAAGACTGATTTTTGTTGACGGTATTTGTTATAATTCTGGCAGCGCTTTCCGCGCTGCTAGTTTATCTTCTGTACCGGACTAAAGTGGTGTATGTCAGGTATGAAAAAACTATAAAGCGTTTCGCGGAGCTCGCGAATATTTCCGGCTCCCGTTCTCCTGTTGCAATTTACAATGCAGTCAGGACACTTATTAGAGATAAAACAGAAGAGATTAAGCGTGTTTCAGAAAAATTAAAGTATATGGAAAACGTGCTCGATAATCTCGGTGATGCTCTTTTCATAACAGACGCTGAAGGTAGAGTTGAATTTATAAACAAATCGGCCAAGGAACTAGTGAAATCCCAGGACCTTCTCGGAAAGAAGATGAACGAGATAATCGACAATTATTACATCGTTGATCTACTTGAAGATGCCGTGAAGAGTGGTTCGGTTCAGCAGACGAATCTTACGATTTTTCATCCCAAACGACGTTTTTATGAATGCAAAGCTATTCCGGTTAGCTATGGTGAAAAGATTCATTGTTTGCTCATTCTCAGAGATATTACGATGGAGAGAAACCTGGAACTCATGAGGCGCGAGTTTGTTTCTAACGTTTCTCACGAATTGAGAACACCATTAACCTCGATACATGGTTACGCCGAAACCCTGCTTGAGTACGATTTGAGCGATGAAGAAACTGTCAGAAAATTTCTGAGAATAATCGAGGGTGAATCTGCTCGTATGACGCGCCTGATAAACGATCTGCTGGACCTTGAAAAACTCGAGGCCGGTGATATTCAACTCGTTCTGGAAGACGTTGAACTTTCTGAGGTGGGAGAGTACGTTATAAAAATTGTGTCACCTCTCGCTGAAGAACTCGGAGTATCAATTTATGAAGACATGGAACGTGGAGTCTTCGTTGAGGGGGATTTTGACAGGCTTGTGCAGCTGACGCTTAATCTTGTTGATAATGCCGTTAAATATACTTCTGTAAAAGAGCACGGACCAAAAGAAGTCTGGATACGTGTTTATACAGCGAATAATTATGCAGTGCTGGAAGTTGAGGATACTGGTATTGGTATTCCCGAAGAAGCTCGAAAACACATATTTGAGAGGTTTTACAGGGTTGATAAAGCACGGTCAAGGAAAATGGGAGGTACGGGTTTAGGGCTTGCAATAGTTAAATTGATCGCTGAAAAACACGGTGGAACGGTTTCACTGGACAGTGAATTTGGAAATGGGACAACGTTTAAAGTTAGATTACCACTTAAGAAGGTGATAGAATGAGAGCTTATGATGTTATTTTGAAGAAGAGAAATGGATTACCAAATTCACATGAGGAATTGAAGTTTCTTATTGAAGGTTATGTTAAAGGGGAAGTGCCGGATTATCAGGTATCAGCGTGGTTGATGGCTGTGTATTTCAACCATTTGACTCCAGAAGAGCGCTTTGATATGACAAGGATAATGCTGGAATCCGGCGATCAAATCAGTTTAAGTGAAGTCAACGGAATAAAGGTTGACAAACATTCCACAGGTGGTGTTGGGGATAAAGTCACCCTTGTTGTCGGTCCCATTGTAGCTGCAGCTGGTTTAACCATGGCCAAGCTTTCCGGAAGAGGATTGGGTCACACCGGCGGAACCATAGACAAGCTGGAATCTATACCCGGGTTCAGAACAGCTTTAAAGAAGGAAGAATTCTTCAAGATAGCAAACGAGGTTGGATTGGTTGTAGCGGGTCAGACAGCGACAGTGGCACCGGCTGACAAAAAGCTTTACGCTTTGAGGGATGTCACAGCTACGGTTGATGAGATATCTCTTATAGCTTCCAGTATAATGAGCAAGAAATTAGCCATTCACTCTGATGTGATAGTGCTGGATGTTAAGGTTGGAACCGGTGCATTCATGAAGTCCATTGAGGAAGCAACGGAGCTGGCCAGGGCGATGATAGATATTGGAAAGAGGTATGGAAGAAAAATAGGTGCTGTTGTCAGTGATATGAATCAGCCTCTTGGAAAGATGGTTGGTAATGCTTTGGAGGTCAAAGAAGCCGTAGAGACCTTGAAAGGGAATGGGCCCGAAGATTTAGATAGGTTGTGCAGGCTCATTTCCGCAAGACTGATAGAACTCGCCAGAGGAGTTTCTTCAGAGGAAGCAGAGAAGATGGTAAAAGATGTTCTGGAATCTGGAGAAGCTCTGGAGAAATTCAGAAGCTTTGTCATTGCTCAAGGCGGGGATGGATCAGTCGTTGACTCGCCAGAATCGGTGCTTCCTGCAGCGAAGGGAACGATGGAAGTTTTAAGTTCAAAAGATGGTTATATTTCTTATATAGACGCCGAGCAGGTGGGAATTTCCTCGATGATTCTCGGTGCTGGTCGTGCGAAAAAAGAAGATGCAATCGACTATGCTGTGGGAATAGAGGTTTTCAAGAAGCTTGGAGATAGGGTACTTAAGGGTGATCCCATTGCTCGTCTGTATTTCAATGATGAAGAGAAAGCAGAGAAAGCAAAGGAACTATTTTTAGAAGCGTACAAGATTTCTGATGCTCCAATTGAACCACCATCTCTGGTACATGAGATTTTTTAAGGGGTTTGTGTAAGATATGCGCAGATCAGTTATAATAATTCTTCTCGTTTTTTGTGCGGTCATCTCGATTGGTAAGGATGTTGTTTTTTCTCTCGAGAATAGAACCCTGAAAATAACTGACAATGACGTTCTCCAGAGTTATGACAACATCTTTATCTCTGTGGATTCTCTTGGAAGACTATATAACAACATTTTAATCACAGAAGCAGAGGATTCTGATGAATTCTTCATATTTTTTCCGGGGAATTCATTGGTAACGTTTTCATTGGTTGATGGTTCCGCAACGGTGGAGTTTGGTAGCAAATTCCATAATGCGGCAACGAAGCGTGACGATAAGAATTACGTTAGCCTCTCTTTTTTATGCACACTATTGAACCTGAATTGTGTTGATACCGAAAAAACGATGATCGTGTACGATGTTCCACCTAAAATCGAGAACATATCAAAAACTCCGCAGGGGCTTGTTTTTTATCTGGACAGACCTGCATTCCCTGAAATGTTCAGTTATTGGCATACCACCAGTGGCGCCTTAGTAATAACCATAAAGCCGGCTGTTAAAGGGGACAAGCTTGAACTTCCCGGCAGCCAAATCTTTACAGGAACCAACTATGTTAAGCTGTATATGAATACAGCTTCGTGGTCAGATCTTTCCGTTGAGGTTTCGGAGAATAAACTCATCGTAAACAGTAGATGGAGCCTCGGAAGGATACTAAAGAAAGATTCGGGGGCAGGATATTTTCTTGGTGTATTCGAAAATTATGTTTCCGGGAGAAGGATAATATTAACTGCTTTGGAACTTGATCCCGAAAGATTCGATATACATCCAGTGCTTGCAAATGGGCGTATTCCTTCCGGGGAATCTCTTCTGTCCATGGCAAAGAGATACGATGCTTTTGCGGTGATAAACGGAGGATATTTTGATCCCTCCAGCTTTTATCCTATCGGGTTACTCATCGAGGATGGGAAGTTAATCAGCTTACCATCCCTTGAACGGCCGTTGTTTTTCCAGACAGAGGATGGAAAGATGGGAATAGGAAGGCTTGATACCCTCCTCTTCCTATCAATTGGGAATGTTACCCTTCAGGTAAAAGGAGTGAATACACCCTATCGTGGTTCTGTGGTTGTTTATACAAGGGAATTTTCCGGGAAACTGCCGTATCACGAGGACTATGTGTATGCATTTCTTGATGGTGAAACCATCAGTAGTATTGGTTACAAGGAACAGATAGAAGGTAATGAAAGTGTTATCCTCTTTTCTCCAGCAGCCATGGAGAAGATAGAAAAACTCGAACCAGGAATGAAGGTTAAATTTACGTTCTTCAATTCCTTTAACGAAAAATTGAAATTTGCCATAGAAGGGGGACCGCTGATTATTTCGCGCGGGAAACCTGTTACAGAATATGAGAAGAGTTTCTATTCCTCTTCTCTTCTCGATATAAGAGCTCCAAGAACACTAATAGGGATCACAAAAAGCGGTACTTTGATGTTCATGATAATAGACGGTTACCAGATGAAGAGCTATGGATTAACTTTTAAAGAGATGGTAGAATTCTTTACAGACAAAAATTTTGAATATCTCATGTGTGTGGATGGAGGGAAATCGTCCGCATTGGTTTTCAAAGGAGAGGTTTTCAGCTCTCCTTCTTCGGGTGTTCCCGTCGTTCCTGTGGGAATAGTTATAAGTCAAAAATAGAGTTCTGGAGGTGGAAGAAATGGGGAAAGTACCAGTTGAAGCCAAAAGAAACGTAACCTTGATAGGACATCATGGTTCAGGAAAAACACATCTCGTTGACTCTTTGCTTTTTAACGTGGGAATGATCGACAGAACGGGAATCTTCGTTACCGATAACGAAGAGATTGAAAAAGAGAGAAAGGCGACGTTCTCCCTTGGCGTAACAGGGCTCGAGTACAAAAATACCAGAATAAACATCGTTGATACACCCGGTATGCCGGATTTTCATGCCGAAACTGTGAACGGTATCTATGCTTCTGAGAATATTCTGCTGGTTCTAAATGCTACAGCAGGGATGGAGATTCAATCGGAAAGATTCGGGGCTGTTGCCAAAGAGCTCAGCAAGGGAATAATAGTCTTTTTCAATATGATGGATAAAGACAGAGCGGAATACGAAGCAGCTCTTTCTGACATCAAAGAAACCTTCGAGAGAAGTCCGGTACTTCTGCAGTTGCCCATAGGGACAGCCGCGGAGTTCAAAGGCGTAATTGATCTGATCGAAGGAAAGGCTTACATTTACGATAATGGCAAACCGCAGGTTCAGGAGCTTCCTGAT is a genomic window containing:
- a CDS encoding pyrimidine-nucleoside phosphorylase encodes the protein MRAYDVILKKRNGLPNSHEELKFLIEGYVKGEVPDYQVSAWLMAVYFNHLTPEERFDMTRIMLESGDQISLSEVNGIKVDKHSTGGVGDKVTLVVGPIVAAAGLTMAKLSGRGLGHTGGTIDKLESIPGFRTALKKEEFFKIANEVGLVVAGQTATVAPADKKLYALRDVTATVDEISLIASSIMSKKLAIHSDVIVLDVKVGTGAFMKSIEEATELARAMIDIGKRYGRKIGAVVSDMNQPLGKMVGNALEVKEAVETLKGNGPEDLDRLCRLISARLIELARGVSSEEAEKMVKDVLESGEALEKFRSFVIAQGGDGSVVDSPESVLPAAKGTMEVLSSKDGYISYIDAEQVGISSMILGAGRAKKEDAIDYAVGIEVFKKLGDRVLKGDPIARLYFNDEEKAEKAKELFLEAYKISDAPIEPPSLVHEIF
- a CDS encoding response regulator transcription factor, producing the protein MAKKNILVIDDEPSIVELLSFNLKKEGYDVLKAYDAEEALKIVEDNDVDMFIVDIMLPGMDGFELVRNLRSTEKHRHTPVIFLSAKSEEFDKVLGLELGADDYITKPFSVREALARIRAIFRRIQQSVQAKEERPKKITARDLEIDTEKYEVRVRGKLVNLTPLEFELLRFLAENEGKVFSRDVLLDKLWGYDYYGDTRTVDVHIRRLRTKIEEDPSNPKYIITVRGKGYKFRDPGKED
- a CDS encoding sensor histidine kinase, whose protein sequence is MLTVFVIILAALSALLVYLLYRTKVVYVRYEKTIKRFAELANISGSRSPVAIYNAVRTLIRDKTEEIKRVSEKLKYMENVLDNLGDALFITDAEGRVEFINKSAKELVKSQDLLGKKMNEIIDNYYIVDLLEDAVKSGSVQQTNLTIFHPKRRFYECKAIPVSYGEKIHCLLILRDITMERNLELMRREFVSNVSHELRTPLTSIHGYAETLLEYDLSDEETVRKFLRIIEGESARMTRLINDLLDLEKLEAGDIQLVLEDVELSEVGEYVIKIVSPLAEELGVSIYEDMERGVFVEGDFDRLVQLTLNLVDNAVKYTSVKEHGPKEVWIRVYTANNYAVLEVEDTGIGIPEEARKHIFERFYRVDKARSRKMGGTGLGLAIVKLIAEKHGGTVSLDSEFGNGTTFKVRLPLKKVIE
- the ftsH gene encoding ATP-dependent zinc metalloprotease FtsH — protein: MILFYIVLGVFLMVALRGLYTTDTNLSVPYNRFLEDVNDKKIIKIVIYDDGRIVYTTSESSKRSLETKVSPQTLSTDRFQNYIDQLVTDGVNVVYEKGNDSLFWVNLLGTIIPLAIIVFIWFFAMRSLSGRNSQAFTFTKSPAKKYLSNDKNVTFKDVAGVDEAIEELQDAVNYLKNPNAFSQTGARMPKGILLVGPPGTGKTLLARAVAGEANVPFFYISGSDFVELFVGVGAARVRDLFSQAKASAPSIIFIDEIDAVGRHRGAGLGGGHDEREQTLNQILVEMDGFDAKTGVIVMAATNRPDILDHALLRPGRFDKKITVDPPDVKGRAEILKIHMRGKPVDPDVDVWLLARRTPGFVGADLENLVNEAAILAARRKKKIIGMKELEEAIDRVIAGPARKSRIMNPKEKKIVAYHELGHAIVGLALPNAYPVHKVTVIPRGSASLGFTESLPSEDRYLVSRSEMLDNLAQILGGRAAEEIVFGEITTGAANDLERATQMARTMVCQLGMSDRLGPIAWGKEEGEVFLGRELTRMRNYSEEIASEIDNEVKKIVIEAHERARKLVEKFRDKLDKAAEYLIEKETITGKELAEIVGLAESGNYYRDPLAETKGSKRKVSAVSTNEEAKEGNEDEKN
- the tilS gene encoding tRNA lysidine(34) synthetase TilS, with product MTGFEKKVFEFIDRWGLIKQGEKILVAVSGGKDSMALLHFLVSKKERLGCEICVANMDHGLRDDSGREEAVMIASFCEKHDVPFYHERRDVTQYHKNNRGLSLEEAARIVRYDFLFNAREKLGADKIALAHHLNDLVETMLMRIARGTGLKGVISMKPMNNSIIRPLLSVGVQEILDYVTINMIPYKEDPTNVLEVYDRNFIRMRIVPLFKELNASFEDAIYRFYMNIMESYNIIEEKVRSFISSLETETENGKVQRCFGELDIFLKEQDALVAEVVREIVMRLSEDGYPPSRERIEAFMKLLGKQDRRWTIEFKEDIKSSRLGKYIFFYRGDLFESMKDDVDEVIEKLPVRVSTRFGEIILNYEKGKLELKEKFDGKKVCPCTLKVLKFPLRFRRVKCEDRMIPFGSKKEKEVFKIIKESGMTGFITRIPVLENADGTILWVPGIRAAEQCRVSDSEDGYALFRFERR
- the rny gene encoding ribonuclease Y encodes the protein MIWSLIGSIIGIVISALIFIPIVSRKVRKKLEEELKLAKQDAESIKKRALEEAEHLKKKAIIEGREELHKQRDEMERELRREREELKQWEERISRREDNLDRKEENLEKLRVELEKERNEIEKLRQEAENKLYQLAELSPEEAREIVFKRVEERYEYDIAQRYKQIKEQYEEDAAKHAKWVVVTTIQRYAADYTSEITVSTVSLPSDEMKGRIIGREGRNIRAFEKLTGADLIIDDTPEVVVISCFNPLRRAIAKLTLEKLVEDGRIHPARIEEMYEKAKREIYAEIKEAGQEALMKVGIPSMHPELVKLLGRLKYRTSYGQNVLQHSIEVAQIAALMAAELGLNVEKIKRGALLHDIGKAVDHEIEGSHAIIGGEIVKRYGEKSDVVNMIQYHHGETEALTPEAVLVAAADAVSAARPGARRESLDMYIKRLENLENIAKGFANIEKAYAIQAGREIRVIVEPEKVDDVMAEKLAGDIAKRIEEEMEYPGVIKVTVIRERRSVAYAS
- a CDS encoding B12-binding domain-containing radical SAM protein; protein product: MRRPRAPRAWKEFEKVSFYKKSEVFVNQIELQGDVKVALIYPNDYRVASANLSFHDLFERFNALGNVRCERFFYDRSFEKFYSIDSRTPLDEFRIWAISIHFELDILNVLELLRRFKVPLFSEERLGHHPVIVIGGALTYFNTALLELIADVVHIGDLSESFLSALGSLKSYIDRKEIIAALSGQKGRTCDSCFEERLASGVFITPHSVFGDRFLIEIGRSCFRKCRFCVVGYCFGPARFRGLDEVMKLMETASHLTNKFGLIAATVTDYPYLEELLNFIEKRDYQVSVSSLRLDALNEKLLTILRKSGQEQFTIAPEGGSQRLRNLYGKGISGEQILSALKLGRMVGFRHVKLYYIYGAVFESEEDRREIVETAKLCRELGYSKVTLSLNPLIPKPGTPLGALPMQDRRILRGLERNLALALRSVGAKADFESIKESVIQFSLANMDRNGGREFLLWINNNKKGREFLYKYAERINLQRKE
- a CDS encoding thioesterase family protein; protein product: MKRIEEHQEIFVVDTNNPELRWEENPAGGALNLISSSGLMKLIHNCTYKIVEPLETPDTIFVVVESSIKHCSSAEIGVDVRIECEVTMTEKGTFSFKGKVFQEQRLVAVFSTVRQAVTLEYLGRKLSEET